One window from the genome of Eucalyptus grandis isolate ANBG69807.140 chromosome 7, ASM1654582v1, whole genome shotgun sequence encodes:
- the LOC104453627 gene encoding zinc finger protein SHOOT GRAVITROPISM 5 — translation MFHNSPPPNSPPSNAACSAVNPPEINAFSNSKRRRRPAGTPDPDAEVVSLSPKTLLESDRYVCEICNQGFQRDQNLQMHRRRHKVPWKLLKRDRGAADQEQARRKRVYVCPEPSCLHHDPCHALGDLVGIKKHFRRKHSSHKQWVCERCSKGYAVQSDYKAHLKTCGTRGHSCDCGRVFSRVESFIEHQDSCTVRRAQPPEMQAAQPACSSQTASSTSPSSEANFGVPLSSFPGFRMPKPAEILFLNSDMYNPSTPSTHHNLELQLLPSSSLCGTRNLKENFADNLKLSIGTLSTDVNRDELAFTKRSSTMWDHYYGREPEMSEAASMREFASEQIKLAVAEKAFAEEARQQAKRQVEIAELELANAKKMRLQAQAELERAQLLREQATKKISSTIMQITCPACKRQFQTTSVGAAACDETSLAISYVSSATTEGEGE, via the exons ATGTTCCATAACTCTCCTCCTCCCAACTCTCCTCCTTCCAACGCTGCTTGTTCTGCCGTCAACCCCCCAGAGATCAATGCCTTCTCCAACAGCAAAAGGCGGAGAAGGCCCGCAGGCACTCCAG ATCCGGATGCAGAAGTGGTTTCGCTGTCGCCGAAGACCCTCCTCGAGTCCGACAG GTACGTGTGCGAGATCTGCAATCAAGGGTTCCAGAGGGATCAGAACCTGCAGATGCACCGGAGGCGGCACAAGGTGCCGTGGAAGCTGCTGAAGCGGGACCGCGGGGCGGCCGATCAGGAGCAGGCGCGGAGGAAGCGGGTGTACGTGTGCCCCGAGCCGAGCTGCCTCCACCATGATCCGTGCCACGCGCTCGGGGACCTCGTGGGGATCAAGAAGCACTTCCGCCGGAAGCACAGCAGCCACAAGCAGTGGGTCTGCGAGCGGTGCTCCAAGGGCTATGCCGTGCAGTCCGACTACAAGGCCCACCTCAAAACCTGCGGCACGCGAGGACATTCCTGCGACTGCGGCCGCGTCTTCTCCAG GGTAGAGAGTTTCATAGAACACCAAGACTCGTGCACCGTCCGCCGGGCTCAGCCACCAGAGATGCAGGCGGCTCAGCCAGCCTGCTCGTCCCAAACTGCTTCGAGCACTAGCCCTTCAAGCGAAGCCAATTTCGGCGTTCCGCTCTCATCTTTTCCGGGGTTCCGAATGCCAAAACCAGCGGAGATCCTCTTCCTCAACTCAGACATGTACAATCCCTCAACCCCTTCTACCCACCACAACCTTGAGCTTCAGCTACTGCCGTCGTCGAGCCTGTGTGGGACGCGGAACTTGAAGGAAAATTTCGCGGACAACCTGAAGCTTTCGATCGGCACATTGTCCACCGATGTGAACAGGGACGAATTAGCCTTCACCAAGAGATCTTCTACAATGTGGGATCATTATTACGGGCGCGAACCCGAGATGTCGGAGGCCGCGAGCATGAGGGAGTTTGCGAGCGAGCAAATAAAGCTGGCTGTAGCCGAGAAGGCGTTCGCCGAGGAGGCGAGGCAGCAGGCGAAGAGACAGGTCGAGATAGCGGAGCTCGAGCTGGCCAACGCCAAGAAGATGAGACTGCAAGCTCAGGCCGAGCTCGAACGAGCTCAACTGCTGAGAGAACAAGCCACCAAGAAGATCAGCTCCACCATCATGCAGATCACTTGCCCGGCCTGCAAACGACAGTTCCAGACAACGTCTGTCGGTGCGGCAGCATGCGACGAGACCTCTCTCGCCATAAGCTACGTGTCTTCAGCTACCACggaaggagagggagagtaA
- the LOC104453628 gene encoding protein BASIC PENTACYSTEINE2 has product MDDDALNMRNWGYYEPSCKGHLNLQLMSTMAERDTKPFLPGRDPTILVAPNGAYHPRDSVVPDTPLQYNYARDSWMNQREKFFNMLPPNHNYAMLPESSGAHNMQMLQMPESLRDDRIGRIEEPSPGVKKENPQPKKRQSNGIPKTPKAKKSKKPKDNTNPPIQRAKPPKKSMDVVINGIDMDISGIPIPVCSCTGAPQQCYRWGCGGWQSACCTTQVSMYPLPMSTKRRGARIAGRKMSQGAFKKVLEKLAAEGYNFANPIDLRTHWAKHGTNKFVTIR; this is encoded by the coding sequence ATGGACGACGATGCGCTGAACATGCGTAATTGGGGTTATTATGAACCATCCTGCAAAGGACACCTCAATCTACAGCTCATGTCAACCATGGCCGAGCGAGATACAAAACCTTTCCTGCCCGGGCGTGATCCAACCATTCTGGTAGCTCCCAATGGAGCTTATCATCCTAGGGATTCTGTTGTTCCGGACACGCCTCTCCAATACAATTATGCGAGGGACAGTTGGATGAACCAAAGAGAGAAGTTTTTCAACATGTTGCCTCCAAATCATAATTATGCCATGCTTCCAGAAAGTTCTGGAGCCCACAATATGCAAATGTTACAGATGCCTGAATCGTTGAGGGATGATAGGATTGGCAGGATTGAAGAGCCAAGCCCAGgggttaaaaaggaaaatccacAACCGAAGAAGAGGCAGAGCAATGGTATTCCTAAGACCCCCAAAGCCAAAAAGAGCAAGAAGCCGAAGGACAATACAAACCCTCCAATTCAGCGTGCAAAGCCACCAAAGAAGAGCATGGATGTTGTTATCAATGGCATTGACATGGATATATCCGGTATTCCGATACCAGTCTGCTCGTGCACTGGTGCTCCTCAGCAATGTTACCGCTGGGGCTGTGGTGGTTGGCAATCGGCGTGTTGTACCACGCAGGTATCAATGTATCCATTGCCGATGAGCACCAAGCGACGAGGTGCAAGAATAGCTGGACGGAAAATGAGCCAAGGTGCATTTAAGAAGGTACTGGAGAAACTTGCAGCTGAAGGCTACAATTTTGCTAACCCAATTGACCTGAGGACCCATTGGGCCAAACATGGTACCAACAAGTTTGTGACTATCAGGTAG
- the LOC104455619 gene encoding zinc-finger homeodomain protein 10, protein MQRVAYNECLHNHAANLGRYMVDGCHEYSPKIISADLLCAACGCHRNYHRKVTIFDPDNTEASGNHSPGDHNLITPKEESFDHEAVPPMIGTGGEDERLNQLVDPAQHEKKKRPKSRFTKEQVEQMRAFAENLGWSTRDRSRVPEIMVFCASMGITKVVFTTWLYNNKKHYGRGSSSKKNSSSTRDGI, encoded by the coding sequence atgcagagaGTGGCATACAATGAGTGCCTCCACAACCATGCTGCCAATCTGGGTAGATACATGGTGGATGGATGCCATGAGTACAGCCCAAAGATTATTAGCGCTGATCTCCTTTGCGCTGCTTGTGGCTGCCACCGAAACTATCACAGGAAAGTAACCATTTTCGACCCTGACAATACTGAAGCCAGTGGCAATCACAGCCCTGGCGATCACAACTTAATCACCccaaaagaagagagttttgaCCATGAGGCAGTGCCGCCGATGATCGGCACTGGTGGAGAGGATGAGAGGTTGAACCAACTGGTGGATCCTGCCCagcatgaaaagaagaagaggccGAAATCCAGATTTACCAAGGAGCAAGTCGAGCAGATGCGAGCTTTCGCTGAGAACTTAGGGTGGTCGACGAGGGACCGGAGCCGCGTGCCTGAGATTATGGTGTTCTGCGCCAGCATGGGCATCACCAAGGTCGTGTTCACGACTTGGCTGTATAATAACAAGAAGCATTATGGCCGTGGTTCTAGTTCTAAGAAAAACAGTTCCTCGACGAGGGACGGGATCTGA
- the LOC104453629 gene encoding IAA-alanine resistance protein 1 — translation MGGMSGLFAVVCVLCLDLCLGHGGSCPHSGFSSPAPQVHSCGDHAHDHDHDGGHHHHSDHGHHHEEKGGKLPEELAEEEDLKLYGFGFQHGQDHDHHHHHHHVDGRSGESDLSGLGLWVHALGCSLLVSMASLICLIILPVMFVQGKPSKAIVDSLALFGAGAMLGDAFLHQLPHAFGGGHSHSDDHSVDPSHLPHSEHEHHHSLKDLSVGMSILGGIVLFLLVEKLVRYVEEKSRGTNVFNHGHHHRHHKSSKKLNDKKDSDDELHSQLSDGKSEAKKDEKVSDDSLDGDNMGQHKSLRKRKAIVSEADGKPDENAVDELSNAQILSKEKDLVQSPSNLVFGYLNLFSDGVHNFTDGMALGSAFLLYGSVGGWSRTLFLLAHELPQEVGDFGILVRSGFSVSKALFFNFLSALVALGGTTLALLLGQEPGQSSLIEGFTAGGFIYIAVAGVLAEMNNSGHVTLKSTLVQLTSLVMGMGVALFISLVE, via the exons ATGGGTGGGATGAGCGGTTTGTTCGCGGTCGTCTGCGTCCTGTGCTTGGATCTGTGTTTGGGGCACGGGGGGAGCTGTCCCCATTCTGGGTTTTCTTCCCCTGCGCCGCAGGTGCACAGCTGCGGTGACCACGCCCACGACCACGACCACGACGGGGGTCATCACCACCACAGTGATCATGGCCATCACCATGAGGAGAAAGGTGGAAAGCTGCCCGAGGAGTTGGCTGAGGAAGAGGATCTGAAGCTGTATGGATTTGGTTTCCAGCACGGTCAGGACCAcgaccaccaccatcaccatcatcacgTGGATGGGCGGTCTGGTGAATCGGATCTCTCTGGTCTAG GTCTATGGGTTCATGCCTTGGGCTGCTCATTGTTGGTTAGCATGGCTTCACTCATTTGTTTGATCATATTGCCTGTAATGTTTG TGCAAGGGAAACCGTCTAAGGCAATTGTTGATTCATTGGCATTATTTGGG GCAGGTGCAATGTTAGGAGATGCTTTTCTGCACCAGCTTCCACATGCTTTTG GGGGTGGACACTCACATTCAGATGATCACAGTGTAGACCCTTCTCATCTTCCCCATTCTGAACATGAACATCATCACAGTTTGAAGGATCTTTCTGTGGGAATGTCCATTCTGG GTGGAATtgtgctttttcttcttgtagAGAAGCTTGTAAGGTATGTTGAGGAGAAGTCTCGGGGGACAAATGTATTCAATCACGGTCATCATCACCGTCATCATAAGAGTAGTAAGAAGCTGAATGATAAGAAAGATTCAGATGACGAGTTGCACTCACAGTTGTCAGATGGAAAAAGTGAAGCAAAAAAGGATGAGAAGGTTTCTGATGATTCTTTGGATGGAGATAATATGGGTCAACATAAATCTCTTCGGAAG AGAAAAGCTATAGTTTCTGAAGCAGATGGTAAACCGGATGAAAATGCGGTTGATGAGTTATCCAATGCTCAAATATTGTCGAAGGAAAAAGACTTGGTTCAGTCACCTTCGAATCTTGTCTTTGGTTATCTTAACCTCTTCTCTGATGGTGTT CACAATTTCACTGATGGGATGGCTTTAGGAAGTGCGTTCCTTCTCTACGGTTCTGTTGGTGGATGGTCCAGAACTCTGTTTTTGCTTGCTCATGAGCTTCCTCAAGAG GTTGGTGATTTTGGAATTTTAGTAAGATCGGGTTTTAGTGTATCCAAAGCcctctttttcaattttctctctGCCCTGGTTGCTTTAGGAGGAACTACACTG GCTTTGCTTTTGGGACAAGAGCCGGGGCAGTCATCATTGATTGAG GGGTTCACGGCTGGTGGTTTTATATACATTGCAGTAGCTGGAGTACTCGCAGAAATGAATAACAGCGGGCATGTAACGTTGAAGAGTACATTAGTTCAGTTAACTTCGCTAGTAATGGGTATGGGCGTGGCCTTGTTTATTTCCTTAGTAGAATGA